The following proteins come from a genomic window of Heyndrickxia acidicola:
- a CDS encoding GGDEF domain-containing protein, translated as MYWVFSSLYFHLRTISKQGNITVDYGINYSLSFVLFSGLLGLLLFELLFNITVHIYKKWTKINEPDEIMHTIYNIGSFVLQNVAAYLVFQYTYPFFHSFPFGYWILMAILVTITAILSDAFLITVFSLLGEMKTRRDILEFIKSRSLLDMGKTAITNGMLFLFVKDHQWELLLALFILNFLVSRSFINKAQNLENVVERDKFKEMAYTDFLTGVSNRAAMAKEMEKLNESGEWIGIVVADMDEFKKVNDTFNHAIGDQVIQHFANTLKSILKNEDFLFRSGGEEFTLFLRNREYEETVALLEGLLQKIETGKVEVEFNGEQTAVSYTASFGLYFYKVHQWVAMEKGYVYADQLLLQSKEAGKNQLSSIKQGSYPAREQTVLLSNQHG; from the coding sequence TTGTACTGGGTATTTTCGAGCCTCTATTTCCATCTGCGCACAATTAGCAAGCAAGGAAACATAACGGTAGATTACGGGATTAATTACAGCTTATCTTTTGTTCTATTTTCAGGATTGCTCGGCTTACTACTATTTGAATTGCTTTTTAATATCACCGTACATATTTATAAAAAGTGGACAAAAATCAATGAGCCTGATGAAATCATGCATACCATTTATAACATCGGTTCCTTTGTTCTGCAAAATGTGGCAGCTTATCTGGTTTTTCAGTATACCTATCCATTTTTTCATTCGTTCCCTTTTGGATATTGGATTTTAATGGCCATTTTGGTTACCATCACTGCGATTCTTTCGGATGCCTTCCTTATCACCGTTTTTTCTTTACTGGGAGAAATGAAAACGCGGAGGGATATTCTGGAGTTTATTAAAAGCAGAAGCCTTTTGGATATGGGCAAAACGGCTATTACCAACGGAATGCTTTTTTTGTTTGTAAAAGATCATCAATGGGAGCTGCTCTTGGCATTATTCATATTAAACTTCCTGGTAAGCCGTTCCTTCATTAATAAAGCTCAAAACCTTGAGAACGTGGTGGAAAGGGACAAGTTCAAAGAGATGGCGTATACAGATTTCCTTACAGGGGTCTCGAACAGAGCTGCGATGGCCAAAGAGATGGAGAAACTGAATGAGAGCGGCGAATGGATTGGGATCGTGGTAGCGGACATGGACGAATTTAAAAAAGTGAATGATACCTTTAATCATGCCATTGGCGATCAGGTCATTCAGCATTTCGCGAATACTTTGAAAAGCATTCTGAAGAATGAGGATTTTTTATTCCGGAGCGGAGGAGAAGAATTCACTCTTTTTCTCAGGAACCGGGAGTACGAAGAGACTGTAGCGCTGCTTGAAGGACTTCTTCAAAAAATTGAAACAGGTAAAGTAGAAGTGGAGTTTAATGGAGAACAAACCGCAGTTTCTTACACGGCATCCTTCGGCTTATATTTTTACAAGGTACATCAGTGGGTTGCCATGGAGAAAGGATATGTCTATGCAGATCAATTATTGCTGCAATCGAAGGAGGCGGGTAAAAATCAATTATCTTCCATAAAACAAGGATCATATCCAGCACGTGAACAAACGGTGCTGCTATCCAATCAGCATGGGTAG
- a CDS encoding bifunctional diguanylate cyclase/phosphodiesterase has product MVTLSQMKDQVMLHGEYSTPIVILSIAIACIASYTALSLNERINRHSFFHRNVWLGLASFAMGLGIWSMHFIGMSAFMLPIPMNYDIFTTIISILPALVASYLAFYIANRTNRTHWPYALAGIVMGLGISAMHYIGMAAMRMEAVVYYKSGIVWLSVGIAIVVSYCALYIFSFLQKYMEKHWLKILTSITMGFAIASMHYTGMAAIVFYADHSFSNNEMQNMNFMFLIAAVTIGMFLVLGLSGLSGLLDRYVEYRLNYFDALTLLPNRRQFEKDMREYGQTGSLAIVHLQDLEKWNSRYGYSFGDKIIQNVSKILLQLAPGISKVYRIEGNRFAVLGNNPDREELKRAMEIVASVLSKPIMMDGHRTIIEMVCALSHTSGEEEKNQLFSHAMAVLHHSSPRYRHQVVEYDAAVHTYAFERYLIQDIERAMEEEELFLVYQPKVGLESRKILGVEALLRWQHPKYGFVSPAVFIPVLEESGKMNKVTNWIISQVCQQIARWDQEGFKDFQVAINIPGSYFTSPLLMKTLKESVAKYKVNSRCIELEITETSVIHNIESAIRAVVEFEKYGFSVALDDFGTGLSSLSYLRRLPITTLKIDKTFVDEVPASVKDASIVEAIIALGHSLDLNVVIEGVEWEEQVEFLSSLSINPIIQGYYFSKPLKAEELVSWISDFSPVLV; this is encoded by the coding sequence ATGGTCACCTTATCACAAATGAAAGATCAAGTCATGCTGCATGGGGAGTATTCCACTCCAATAGTCATTCTTTCAATCGCCATCGCCTGCATTGCGTCCTATACGGCCTTGTCATTGAATGAAAGGATTAATCGGCATAGTTTTTTTCATCGGAATGTCTGGCTGGGTCTCGCTTCCTTTGCTATGGGTCTTGGAATCTGGTCCATGCATTTTATCGGGATGAGTGCCTTTATGCTGCCTATCCCCATGAATTATGATATTTTCACCACCATCATATCGATCCTGCCGGCGCTGGTTGCTTCCTACCTGGCATTCTATATTGCCAATCGAACGAACCGCACCCACTGGCCTTATGCCTTGGCCGGTATTGTCATGGGCCTGGGGATTTCTGCCATGCATTATATTGGAATGGCGGCCATGAGAATGGAAGCCGTCGTCTATTATAAAAGCGGGATTGTCTGGCTGTCCGTCGGGATTGCTATTGTGGTTTCATACTGTGCTCTCTATATTTTTTCCTTTTTACAAAAATACATGGAGAAGCATTGGCTGAAAATTCTCACCTCCATTACGATGGGATTCGCTATTGCGAGCATGCATTATACTGGAATGGCAGCCATTGTGTTTTATGCCGATCATTCTTTTTCCAATAATGAAATGCAGAACATGAATTTTATGTTTTTAATAGCTGCCGTGACCATTGGTATGTTTCTCGTATTGGGGCTGTCCGGTTTATCCGGTTTATTGGACAGGTATGTAGAATATCGCTTGAATTACTTTGATGCCCTGACACTGCTGCCTAATCGCCGCCAGTTTGAAAAGGACATGAGGGAATATGGCCAAACCGGCAGCCTGGCGATTGTCCATCTGCAGGATCTTGAAAAGTGGAATAGCCGCTATGGATATTCTTTCGGGGACAAAATCATCCAAAACGTGAGTAAAATCCTTCTGCAGCTTGCGCCAGGCATATCAAAGGTTTACCGGATTGAAGGAAACCGATTTGCTGTTCTTGGAAATAATCCTGATCGGGAAGAGTTAAAGCGGGCAATGGAGATTGTAGCCTCTGTGCTATCGAAACCCATCATGATGGATGGACATCGTACCATCATTGAAATGGTGTGTGCTCTTTCTCATACAAGCGGGGAAGAGGAAAAGAACCAATTGTTTTCACATGCAATGGCAGTTCTTCATCATTCCTCTCCCCGCTATCGCCATCAAGTTGTCGAATATGACGCGGCTGTCCATACCTATGCGTTTGAGCGTTATTTGATTCAGGACATTGAACGGGCGATGGAGGAAGAGGAATTATTTCTGGTGTACCAGCCAAAGGTTGGACTGGAGTCAAGAAAAATTCTTGGGGTGGAAGCGCTGCTGAGGTGGCAGCATCCTAAATACGGATTTGTGTCCCCGGCTGTTTTTATTCCCGTATTAGAAGAAAGCGGGAAAATGAACAAAGTAACCAATTGGATCATCTCTCAGGTATGCCAGCAGATTGCCAGATGGGATCAAGAGGGATTTAAGGACTTTCAGGTAGCAATTAATATTCCGGGATCTTATTTTACCTCGCCATTATTGATGAAGACGCTTAAGGAAAGTGTAGCAAAGTACAAGGTGAATAGCCGTTGTATTGAGCTTGAAATTACCGAAACCAGTGTCATTCATAATATTGAAAGTGCCATTCGGGCGGTTGTTGAGTTTGAGAAATATGGCTTTTCGGTTGCGCTGGATGATTTTGGAACAGGGCTTTCTTCCCTATCCTATTTGAGGAGGCTGCCTATCACAACGTTGAAAATTGATAAAACCTTTGTTGATGAGGTGCCTGCTTCGGTCAAGGATGCTTCCATTGTAGAGGCTATTATAGCATTAGGACATTCGCTTGATCTAAATGTAGTCATTGAAGGGGTGGAATGGGAGGAACAAGTAGAATTTTTATCCTCGTTATCCATTAACCCTATCATCCAGGGCTATTATTTTTCAAAGCCGCTGAAAGCAGAGGAGCTCGTTTCATGGATCAGCGATTTCTCCCCTGTATTGGTATAA
- a CDS encoding peptidoglycan D,D-transpeptidase FtsI family protein, translating to MKNKNKEKKERKQLPWRLNVLFFIVFLLFSALILRLGIVQIVQGSQFTKQLNQTDEVTVNTSMPRGQIFDRNGNLIVGNKGLRAITYTRKGNVQPQDMLNVAEKLAAIINQDSTIDVKSITLRDRQDFWILKNPDAAKALITKADMEKYKNNPNSNDLLYQLQLSRIPKSQLNFSKSDLDVLAIYRLMAAGTKLTPVIIKNQGVTDKEFAYINENLDKLPGVDTEIDWERYNTFATKNGQALLNSILGNVSTAKEGLPSDLANYYLSQGYSRNDRVGKSYLEYEYENVLQGKKEVVKDTPDTSGNVVGTQVISPGQRGDDIQLTIDAKFQAAVEKIIEDLPNIEKASIGGYQPYSDRAFVTAMNPNTGEILAMAGKEWVKNKKTGGYDIQDYALGNINSAYPVGSVAKPATLLTAYQVGAINFNTRFNDDGYLKFAGTPMKKSWNVSGLGDGLTDLQALAKSSNVYMWRVAMAVGGQKTYVPNMKLNINKVDAMDKFRKYFSEFGLGVKTGIDLPGESSGVNGGMPDQPGKVLDFAIGQFDTYTPLQLAQYISTIANGGYRMQPHIAKDIRTPSTDMTQLGPVSQDFEPTVLNQVDFSQQNIDHVKQGLIDVLHGPHGTGVGHFPLSDKYGYKVAGKTGTAQSVYVGERSKSAVSNNMWNETFIGYAPYDNPQIAISVIVPYTNSETHANLTIADRVFDAYFQLQKQEENSQNANDPASETQVANVNQAKAAGGQ from the coding sequence ATGAAAAATAAAAACAAAGAGAAAAAAGAGCGGAAACAGCTGCCTTGGCGCTTAAATGTGTTGTTTTTTATTGTGTTTCTTTTATTTTCCGCTCTTATCCTGCGATTGGGAATCGTCCAAATTGTTCAGGGAAGCCAGTTTACGAAACAATTAAATCAAACCGATGAAGTCACTGTTAATACCTCTATGCCCCGCGGACAAATTTTTGACAGAAACGGCAATTTAATCGTGGGAAACAAAGGCTTAAGGGCCATTACCTACACACGCAAGGGCAATGTACAGCCGCAGGATATGCTGAATGTGGCTGAGAAACTGGCAGCTATCATCAACCAGGATTCAACCATTGATGTGAAATCCATTACACTAAGGGACCGCCAGGATTTTTGGATTTTAAAGAACCCTGATGCAGCAAAAGCGCTGATCACTAAAGCTGATATGGAAAAGTATAAGAACAACCCTAATTCCAATGATCTGCTTTATCAGCTCCAGCTCAGCCGGATTCCGAAGAGCCAATTGAATTTTTCTAAAAGCGACCTGGATGTTCTGGCTATCTACAGGCTGATGGCAGCAGGGACAAAGCTGACACCTGTCATTATCAAAAATCAAGGTGTAACAGATAAGGAATTTGCTTATATTAATGAGAACTTAGATAAGCTTCCCGGTGTAGATACGGAAATAGACTGGGAACGATATAACACGTTTGCCACAAAAAATGGCCAAGCATTATTGAACTCGATACTCGGGAATGTATCTACTGCGAAGGAAGGCCTGCCGAGTGATTTGGCCAACTATTACCTTTCACAGGGATACAGCCGGAATGACCGTGTCGGTAAGAGTTATTTAGAATACGAATATGAAAATGTCCTGCAAGGGAAAAAAGAAGTAGTGAAGGATACACCGGATACTTCAGGAAATGTCGTCGGCACACAGGTAATTTCACCAGGGCAAAGAGGAGATGACATTCAATTAACCATTGATGCCAAATTCCAGGCTGCCGTGGAAAAAATTATTGAGGATCTTCCGAATATCGAAAAAGCCTCCATAGGCGGTTATCAGCCATATTCAGACCGTGCCTTTGTGACAGCGATGAATCCGAATACGGGTGAAATTCTGGCCATGGCCGGCAAGGAATGGGTGAAAAATAAGAAAACAGGCGGTTATGACATCCAGGATTATGCCCTAGGAAATATAAACTCTGCCTATCCAGTTGGATCGGTTGCGAAACCAGCCACTCTTTTAACAGCTTATCAGGTTGGGGCCATTAACTTTAATACACGTTTTAATGATGATGGATATTTGAAATTTGCCGGAACGCCGATGAAGAAGTCATGGAATGTTTCCGGACTTGGAGACGGCTTAACGGATTTACAGGCTCTAGCCAAGTCTTCCAACGTCTATATGTGGCGTGTTGCTATGGCAGTAGGCGGACAGAAAACGTATGTTCCGAATATGAAATTAAATATTAATAAAGTTGATGCAATGGATAAGTTCAGAAAATATTTCAGCGAGTTCGGGCTAGGTGTGAAAACCGGTATTGATCTTCCTGGCGAATCATCAGGTGTAAACGGCGGCATGCCGGATCAGCCTGGTAAAGTACTTGACTTTGCGATTGGCCAGTTCGATACGTATACGCCGCTTCAGCTTGCCCAATATATCTCGACCATCGCAAATGGCGGCTACAGAATGCAGCCTCATATCGCAAAGGATATTCGGACACCATCTACCGATATGACACAGCTTGGCCCGGTTTCCCAGGATTTCGAACCAACGGTGTTAAATCAAGTGGATTTTAGCCAGCAAAACATTGACCATGTAAAGCAGGGGTTAATCGATGTACTTCATGGCCCGCATGGAACAGGGGTAGGGCACTTCCCATTGAGTGATAAGTACGGTTATAAAGTAGCCGGTAAAACAGGTACTGCGCAAAGTGTGTACGTAGGGGAGCGTTCTAAATCAGCTGTAAGCAACAATATGTGGAATGAAACGTTTATTGGATATGCACCATATGACAATCCTCAAATTGCCATTTCGGTTATCGTTCCATACACAAACAGTGAAACGCATGCCAACTTGACTATTGCGGACCGCGTATTCGATGCCTATTTTCAATTGCAAAAACAAGAAGAAAACAGCCAAAATGCCAACGATCCTGCCAGTGAAACGCAGGTTGCCAATGTAAATCAAGCAAAAGCGGCAGGCGGACAATAA
- a CDS encoding DinB family protein produces the protein MIDHEIHHKGQIFPYARLIGIEKLPEYIR, from the coding sequence ATGATTGATCACGAAATACATCATAAAGGGCAGATCTTTCCTTACGCTCGGTTAATTGGAATTGAAAAACTGCCTGAATACATACGATAA
- a CDS encoding LCP family glycopolymer transferase, producing the protein MKKKLLFILVPIAVIIVAIGGYGFYLWNSVQTAATKMHVDIKLKNHTPPKLTSSAPQPISILLLGVDERTNDVGRSDSTMVVTVNPEKQKMQIVSIPRDTQVTIPGRGVHKINAAYAYGGPALSMQTIENFTGIKLDYYIRINMEALSALVDAVGGVTVYNTVDWTDEGYYKKGFHYTKGNLTLNGPEALGYVRMRHEDPNGDFGRNQRQREVLTAIMNKAAKIQSIGSYTKILAALGNNVKTNLTLDDMKNIASNYRDARSNVQEYEVQGTGSTEGGVYFFHVSDQEKQKVSNMLKDNLSNG; encoded by the coding sequence ATGAAAAAGAAACTACTATTTATTCTTGTTCCAATCGCAGTCATTATTGTAGCCATTGGGGGATACGGATTTTACCTGTGGAATTCGGTCCAGACAGCAGCCACTAAAATGCATGTCGATATCAAGCTGAAAAATCACACACCTCCTAAACTCACGAGCAGTGCCCCCCAGCCAATTTCCATTTTACTACTAGGAGTAGATGAACGCACCAATGACGTGGGACGCTCAGACTCAACCATGGTCGTAACCGTCAATCCTGAAAAACAAAAAATGCAAATTGTCAGCATTCCGCGTGATACCCAAGTGACCATTCCGGGCCGGGGAGTACATAAAATCAACGCAGCCTATGCATACGGCGGTCCAGCTTTATCCATGCAGACAATTGAAAACTTCACTGGCATTAAATTGGATTATTATATTCGCATTAATATGGAAGCATTAAGTGCGCTCGTTGATGCAGTCGGCGGCGTCACGGTTTATAACACGGTGGATTGGACCGATGAAGGGTATTATAAAAAAGGCTTCCACTACACAAAAGGCAACCTTACATTGAACGGGCCGGAAGCCCTTGGATATGTCCGCATGCGGCATGAGGATCCAAACGGAGATTTTGGCAGAAACCAACGCCAGCGTGAAGTCTTGACTGCCATTATGAATAAAGCAGCTAAAATCCAGTCCATTGGAAGCTACACAAAAATACTTGCAGCTCTTGGGAATAATGTAAAAACCAATTTGACGCTGGATGACATGAAAAATATTGCATCTAATTATCGCGATGCCCGCAGCAATGTCCAGGAATACGAAGTTCAGGGGACAGGCTCAACGGAGGGCGGCGTCTACTTTTTCCACGTCAGCGATCAGGAAAAACAAAAAGTCAGCAACATGTTAAAGGATAATTTATCAAATGGGTAA
- the ytaF gene encoding sporulation membrane protein YtaF, producing MSWILILAFAFSSSIDNLGVGISYGIRKIRIRLFANFIIAFICFLMSEAGITFGLWLSKILPGIFPILAGAFILIIIGIRIILLAVPRDKEKNTANASSEQSSHGLSGILKNPESADRDKSGEISWLEAIVLGIALSANALTNGLGAGLLGFSPFVISLTAACGSFISVWIGIKLGYKLSSVRIGSWNLGQFGTIISGVIIVIIAIGEFIHF from the coding sequence TTGTCATGGATTCTCATATTGGCTTTTGCCTTTTCATCCAGTATAGATAATTTAGGTGTGGGCATATCTTACGGGATACGAAAAATAAGAATAAGATTGTTTGCAAACTTTATCATTGCCTTTATTTGCTTCCTGATGAGCGAGGCAGGAATTACGTTTGGACTCTGGCTGTCCAAAATTCTTCCGGGAATCTTCCCCATTTTGGCCGGAGCCTTTATACTGATCATTATTGGCATTCGAATTATCTTATTGGCAGTACCGCGGGACAAAGAAAAAAACACAGCCAATGCTTCCTCTGAGCAGTCTTCTCACGGACTATCGGGCATTTTAAAAAATCCAGAGTCCGCAGACCGGGATAAGTCAGGGGAAATCAGCTGGCTGGAAGCCATTGTTCTTGGAATTGCCCTTTCAGCAAATGCCCTGACAAATGGATTGGGCGCCGGGTTACTAGGCTTCTCCCCATTTGTTATTTCATTAACCGCAGCCTGCGGAAGCTTTATCAGTGTCTGGATTGGGATTAAGCTTGGATATAAGCTCTCTTCAGTACGAATCGGTTCCTGGAATCTAGGGCAATTTGGAACGATCATTAGCGGAGTGATTATTGTAATCATTGCTATCGGGGAATTTATTCATTTTTAA
- a CDS encoding MIP/aquaporin family protein, translated as MTPFAAEVIGTMILIIFGNGIGAGSSLKKSYANNAGWIVITITWGLAVTMGVFAAGSVSGAHLNPAVTIAMAINGSFSWSSVPSYILAQMIGAILGAAIVFLHYLPHWKATDDPAAKLGVFATAPAIQHTFSNLLSEIIGTFILVLGLLFIGANKFSEGLNPLAVGLLIVVIGMALGGTTGYAINPARDLGPRIAHFLLPIPGKGKSNWGYAWIPVVGPILGGALGAVFYKAVFKGDVTGLFWGILALNLVVLILAYLFGKKSENEMDKSKIAA; from the coding sequence TTGACGCCGTTTGCTGCAGAGGTTATTGGAACCATGATCTTAATCATTTTTGGAAATGGGATTGGAGCAGGATCTTCGTTGAAGAAATCCTATGCAAACAATGCAGGGTGGATTGTCATCACCATTACTTGGGGGCTTGCAGTGACAATGGGGGTGTTTGCCGCAGGCTCGGTCAGCGGTGCGCACTTAAATCCTGCTGTAACGATAGCGATGGCGATCAATGGAAGCTTTTCTTGGTCGAGTGTTCCAAGCTATATTCTGGCACAGATGATTGGTGCCATTCTGGGGGCAGCTATTGTTTTCCTTCACTATTTGCCGCACTGGAAAGCAACAGATGATCCAGCTGCGAAACTGGGGGTTTTTGCTACTGCACCCGCTATTCAACATACATTTTCTAATCTTTTAAGTGAAATCATTGGTACATTTATTTTAGTACTTGGACTGCTGTTTATTGGAGCAAATAAATTTTCAGAAGGGTTGAATCCTTTGGCAGTGGGCTTGCTCATCGTGGTAATCGGTATGGCACTGGGAGGAACTACAGGGTATGCCATTAACCCTGCCCGTGACCTCGGCCCTCGTATTGCACACTTCTTGCTGCCAATTCCGGGAAAAGGAAAATCTAATTGGGGCTATGCCTGGATTCCAGTAGTCGGTCCTATCTTAGGCGGGGCACTGGGGGCTGTATTTTATAAAGCTGTTTTTAAAGGCGATGTTACCGGCCTTTTCTGGGGCATTCTTGCTCTGAATCTGGTAGTCTTAATTTTAGCCTACTTATTTGGCAAAAAATCTGAAAATGAAATGGATAAGTCCAAAATTGCAGCGTAA
- the glpK gene encoding glycerol kinase GlpK has protein sequence MEKLILALDQGTTSSRAILFNKKGEIVHVSQKEFTQHFPKPGWVEHDANEIWGSILSVIASVLSEASVKPEQIAGIGITNQRETAVVWDKETGAPVYHAIVWQSRQTSEICEELKAKGLNDTFREKTGLLIDAYFSGTKVKWILDNVEGAREKAEQGKLLFGTIDTWLIWKLSGGKAHVTDYSNASRTLMYNIHELKWDEELLEILGVPKSMLPEVRPSSEVYANTVDYHFFGKEVPIAGVAGDQQAALFGQACFAEGMAKNTYGTGCFMLMNTGEKAVRSENGLLTTLAWGLNGKVEYALEGSIFVAGSAIQWLRDGLRMFKDAKDSESYASRVDSTDGVYVVPAFVGLGTPYWDSDVRGAVFGLTRGTSKEHFVRATLESLAYQTKDVLAAMEADSGIELKTLRVDGGAVANNFLMEFQSNLLNVPVERPVVSETTALGAAYLAGLAVGYWESQEEISKQWAVDRQFEPTMQDEERNGLYDGWKKAVHAAMAFK, from the coding sequence ATGGAAAAATTGATTTTAGCATTAGACCAGGGGACTACTAGCTCACGTGCCATTCTTTTTAATAAAAAGGGAGAAATTGTTCACGTATCTCAAAAAGAATTTACGCAGCATTTTCCAAAGCCGGGCTGGGTTGAGCATGATGCAAACGAAATTTGGGGCTCCATTCTATCGGTCATTGCGTCTGTTCTATCAGAAGCAAGCGTTAAGCCTGAACAGATTGCAGGGATCGGGATTACAAACCAGCGTGAAACGGCCGTTGTGTGGGATAAGGAGACAGGAGCACCGGTTTATCACGCGATTGTGTGGCAGTCCCGCCAAACAAGTGAAATTTGTGAGGAACTGAAGGCCAAAGGATTAAATGATACATTCAGAGAGAAAACCGGTCTCTTGATTGATGCCTATTTTTCAGGAACAAAAGTGAAATGGATTCTCGACAATGTGGAGGGGGCCCGGGAAAAGGCAGAGCAAGGGAAGCTGCTGTTTGGAACCATTGATACCTGGCTGATCTGGAAGCTTTCCGGAGGCAAGGCCCACGTAACGGATTATTCTAATGCCTCCAGAACCCTTATGTACAATATTCATGAGTTGAAATGGGATGAGGAGCTCTTGGAGATTCTGGGTGTTCCGAAATCGATGCTTCCTGAAGTCCGCCCATCCTCTGAAGTCTATGCCAATACGGTGGATTATCATTTCTTTGGAAAAGAAGTGCCAATCGCCGGGGTGGCAGGCGACCAGCAGGCAGCGTTATTCGGCCAGGCTTGTTTTGCAGAAGGAATGGCAAAAAATACGTATGGAACCGGCTGCTTTATGCTGATGAATACAGGCGAGAAGGCAGTTCGCTCTGAAAATGGTCTCTTAACAACGCTTGCCTGGGGATTAAACGGAAAAGTGGAATATGCACTTGAGGGAAGTATCTTTGTCGCAGGCTCTGCCATCCAATGGCTCCGTGACGGGCTAAGAATGTTCAAGGATGCAAAGGACTCAGAAAGCTATGCTTCCCGTGTGGATTCTACTGATGGCGTATATGTGGTTCCTGCTTTTGTCGGCCTTGGAACCCCTTACTGGGACAGTGATGTGCGCGGAGCTGTATTCGGCCTGACGCGCGGAACGTCAAAAGAACATTTTGTCCGTGCCACTCTTGAGTCGCTTGCTTATCAGACGAAGGATGTACTCGCAGCGATGGAGGCGGATTCAGGAATTGAATTAAAAACGCTCCGTGTTGATGGAGGAGCGGTTGCGAACAATTTCTTGATGGAATTCCAAAGCAATCTCTTGAATGTCCCAGTTGAGAGGCCGGTTGTAAGTGAAACCACTGCTTTAGGTGCTGCCTACCTTGCAGGACTGGCAGTCGGCTATTGGGAAAGCCAGGAGGAAATCTCCAAACAATGGGCGGTAGACCGCCAGTTTGAACCAACCATGCAGGATGAGGAGCGTAATGGTTTGTATGACGGCTGGAAAAAAGCTGTCCATGCGGCCATGGCTTTTAAATAA
- a CDS encoding DUF4359 domain-containing protein, whose translation MKKVLLAGVVLLVMLLTNPSKDEYVQWLTDKAKEKSNNSLVNAGIQLLGPHIFSAVTKEDNWLFISYYDTKIQNHEIKALGLFKHFIPLSEQS comes from the coding sequence ATGAAAAAAGTACTGCTTGCAGGCGTGGTCTTGCTCGTGATGCTGTTAACCAATCCAAGCAAGGACGAGTATGTTCAATGGCTGACGGACAAGGCGAAAGAAAAAAGCAATAATTCACTGGTGAATGCAGGAATTCAGTTGCTCGGACCCCATATTTTTTCGGCTGTTACGAAAGAGGATAATTGGCTTTTTATCAGCTACTATGATACGAAGATTCAGAATCATGAAATAAAGGCATTGGGCCTGTTCAAGCATTTCATTCCACTCTCTGAGCAAAGCTAA
- a CDS encoding STAS domain-containing protein — protein sequence MTQTEQRNQHDQALYEYLNENMPNITEDWLQRRTMEAGSIYSLNANKSIERLLREQNTRTLLTVSEILIDNDAFEKSMKDWAIDVAKSRVEMDTPVYEVMAALSRVRESYWRYVEKFSAENEEIEKEDILKWSNVIHTAFDRLINSFVESYYKITRTRLYAQQALIDELSSPVIPIMDHIAVLPLIGDIDTKRAKMIQEIIPSKCAEANIQHLFIDLSGVTIVDTMVAQQIYHLTQILNLLGIHSTISGIRPEVAQTSIQLGLDFSRIDTFSSLKQALGKLGIRWEVFDQTAKI from the coding sequence ATGACTCAAACGGAACAAAGGAATCAGCATGATCAGGCATTATATGAATATCTAAATGAAAATATGCCGAATATCACGGAGGATTGGCTTCAGCGAAGGACAATGGAAGCTGGATCGATTTATTCTCTCAACGCCAATAAATCCATCGAGCGGCTATTGCGCGAACAAAATACTCGAACGCTTCTTACTGTGAGTGAAATCTTGATTGATAATGATGCTTTTGAAAAAAGCATGAAGGACTGGGCTATTGATGTCGCAAAAAGCAGGGTAGAGATGGATACGCCTGTTTATGAAGTGATGGCAGCCCTCAGCAGAGTAAGAGAGTCCTATTGGCGTTATGTTGAAAAATTTTCTGCTGAAAATGAAGAGATAGAAAAAGAGGATATCTTAAAATGGAGCAACGTTATCCATACAGCATTTGACCGTTTGATTAATAGCTTCGTAGAGTCCTACTATAAAATTACCAGAACCAGACTGTATGCCCAGCAAGCTCTAATAGATGAATTAAGTTCTCCCGTAATTCCCATCATGGATCATATTGCGGTGCTTCCACTCATTGGCGACATCGATACCAAGCGGGCAAAAATGATTCAGGAAATTATACCAAGCAAATGTGCAGAAGCCAATATTCAGCATCTGTTTATCGATCTATCGGGTGTAACGATTGTGGATACGATGGTGGCCCAGCAAATTTATCATCTGACTCAAATTTTAAACCTGCTTGGCATTCACTCCACAATCTCAGGCATACGCCCTGAAGTAGCGCAAACGTCCATTCAGCTGGGACTGGATTTCAGCAGAATTGACACCTTCAGCTCATTAAAGCAGGCGTTAGGAAAATTGGGTATTCGCTGGGAAGTCTTTGATCAAACTGCCAAAATCTAA